The region CTGCCGGGCGAGGTCAACGCGGCCCTGCGGCTGGCGTACAGCACGTACAGCCCGGTCGCCGTGCTGCTGTCGCAGAAGCTGCTGGGCGCCAAGACGTTTGGAGGAAGCAAATGAGCGCCGCCACACTGGAACGCCGGACCGTCATGGCCCAGCTGCTGGAGGACCGCGGGAGGATGCTGGTTGTGACCGGCCTGGGCGCCACCGCCTGGGACCTCGCTTCGCTGTCGGACAGCCCACAGGACTTCCCGTTGTGGGGCGCCATGGGCGGCGCGGCCATGTTCGGCCTGGGCCTGGCCCTCGCCCAGCCGGACCGGCCGGTGGTGGTCTTCACGGGTGACGGTGAACTGCTGATGGGCCTCGGCGCCCTGTCGACCATTGCGACCACACGGCCCTCCAACCTGAGCATCGTGGTGCTGGACAACGAACGCTACGGGGAAACCGGGGCGCAGCCCACCCATACTGCCGCCGGGGTGGACCTGGCGGGCGTGGCCCG is a window of Deinococcus taeanensis DNA encoding:
- a CDS encoding thiamine pyrophosphate-dependent enzyme; translated protein: MSAATLERRTVMAQLLEDRGRMLVVTGLGATAWDLASLSDSPQDFPLWGAMGGAAMFGLGLALAQPDRPVVVFTGDGELLMGLGALSTIATTRPSNLSIVVLDNERYGETGAQPTHTAAGVDLAGVARACGFERTTTVREMDGVPALRAELHAGGGPLLAVVKVALTADPMTLPPRDGTYLKNRMRAALLGPSAIYE